A window of the Pirellulales bacterium genome harbors these coding sequences:
- the moaA gene encoding GTP 3',8-cyclase MoaA: MSNNGGDNQSRLVDSFGRVHTDLRISVTDRCNIRCFYCMPAENVRFRPRDEILSLEEMARFARVVARLGVRTIRLTGGEPLVRKNIAQLVRLLTAIPGIEEVALTTNGLLLEEQAQELKQAGLGRLNVSLDTLDPARFRLISRRDGFERVLAGLFAAQRVGFQRIKLNTVAIRGITEPDIVPLGRFAREHGMEVRFIEFMPLDADAAWQNDRVIPGDEILARLTDGIGPLEPLPVIDPSQPATDYRFADGLGRIGFINPVTQPFCQACDRLRITAEGQVRNCLFSTVEWDARALLRGDATDEEIAQLVSDCVAAKRRGHGINSDEFVKPDRAMFQIGG, translated from the coding sequence ATGAGCAACAACGGTGGCGATAACCAATCGCGTCTGGTCGACAGCTTCGGTCGCGTGCACACCGACCTGCGCATCAGTGTGACCGACCGCTGCAATATTCGCTGCTTCTATTGCATGCCCGCCGAGAACGTGCGATTTCGGCCGCGCGACGAAATTCTCAGCTTGGAGGAAATGGCGCGCTTCGCCCGCGTCGTCGCGCGCCTTGGCGTGCGCACCATTCGCCTGACCGGCGGCGAGCCCTTGGTCCGCAAGAATATCGCGCAGTTGGTGCGCCTCTTGACCGCCATCCCCGGCATCGAGGAAGTCGCCCTCACCACCAACGGTTTGCTGCTGGAAGAGCAGGCGCAAGAACTCAAACAAGCCGGGCTAGGCCGCCTCAACGTCAGTCTCGACACCCTCGATCCGGCCCGCTTTCGGCTCATCTCGCGCCGCGATGGTTTCGAGCGCGTCTTGGCCGGGCTGTTCGCAGCCCAGCGGGTCGGCTTCCAGCGCATCAAGCTCAACACGGTCGCCATTCGCGGCATCACCGAGCCAGATATCGTCCCGCTGGGGCGCTTCGCGCGCGAGCACGGCATGGAAGTGCGCTTCATCGAGTTCATGCCGCTCGACGCCGACGCCGCCTGGCAAAACGACCGCGTCATCCCCGGCGACGAGATTTTGGCCCGCTTGACCGACGGCATCGGCCCCTTGGAGCCGCTGCCGGTGATCGATCCCAGCCAGCCGGCGACCGACTACCGCTTTGCCGACGGCCTGGGCCGCATCGGGTTCATTAACCCGGTCACGCAGCCCTTTTGTCAGGCCTGCGATCGCCTGCGCATCACGGCCGAGGGGCAAGTGCGCAACTGCCTGTTCTCCACCGTTGAATGGGACGCGCGCGCGCTACTGCGTGGCGACGCCACCGATGAAGAAATCGCCCAATTGGTCAGCGATTGCGTGGCCGCCAAGCGCCGCGGACATGGCATCAACTCCGACGAGTTCGTCAAACCCGATCGCGCCATGTTTCAAATCGGCGGCTAA